In the genome of Telluria beijingensis, one region contains:
- a CDS encoding ZIP family metal transporter: MIAGVVSISGAALFSFALLSKVVEKMVSLSVGIMLATSLLHALPEAFESGADIKSLFATLLAGLLAFFLLEKVALLRHSHHHEGDGHHHAHGHDKREAGKSGWMILLGDGMHNFTDGILIAAAFLADPEVGIVTALAIVAHEIPQEIGDFIVLLNAGFSRLRAYVFNLLCSLLAVAGGLLGYFTLDQASGLIPYVLVFASSGFIYIAVSDLMPQMQRRATFRETVPQVFLIGLGVALVVALHAF; the protein is encoded by the coding sequence GTGATCGCCGGCGTCGTCAGCATTTCCGGGGCTGCACTGTTCTCGTTCGCCCTGCTGTCGAAAGTGGTCGAGAAGATGGTCAGCCTGTCGGTCGGCATCATGCTGGCGACCTCGCTGCTGCACGCGCTGCCCGAGGCCTTCGAATCGGGCGCCGACATCAAGAGCCTGTTCGCGACCCTGCTGGCGGGCCTGCTGGCGTTCTTCCTGCTCGAGAAAGTGGCGCTGCTGCGCCATTCGCACCACCACGAGGGCGACGGCCACCACCACGCCCACGGCCACGACAAGCGCGAGGCCGGCAAGTCGGGCTGGATGATCCTGCTCGGCGACGGCATGCACAACTTCACCGACGGCATCCTGATCGCGGCGGCCTTCCTGGCCGACCCCGAAGTGGGCATCGTGACCGCGCTGGCCATCGTCGCCCACGAGATCCCGCAGGAGATCGGCGACTTCATCGTGCTGCTCAACGCCGGCTTCTCGCGCCTGCGCGCCTATGTGTTCAACCTGCTGTGCAGCCTGCTGGCGGTGGCGGGCGGCCTGCTGGGCTACTTCACGCTGGACCAGGCCAGCGGCCTGATTCCGTATGTGCTGGTGTTCGCGTCGTCGGGCTTCATCTATATCGCGGTGAGCGACCTGATGCCGCAGATGCAGCGCCGGGCGACGTTCAGGGAGACGGTGCCGCAGGTGTTCCTGATCGGCCTGGGCGTGGCGCTGGTGGTCGCGCTGCACGCGTTTTGA
- a CDS encoding exodeoxyribonuclease VII small subunit, whose protein sequence is MTADSAPAATATAPQSFEQAMAELAQLVTQMESGALPLEASVAAYARGSELVKYCAAQLEKVESQVKVLEGDMLKPFSDDEAAQ, encoded by the coding sequence ATGACAGCGGACAGCGCGCCGGCGGCGACGGCGACCGCACCGCAATCCTTCGAGCAGGCGATGGCCGAACTGGCCCAGCTCGTGACACAGATGGAATCCGGCGCGCTGCCGCTGGAAGCCTCGGTCGCGGCCTATGCGCGCGGCTCGGAACTGGTCAAGTATTGCGCGGCCCAGCTCGAAAAAGTCGAATCCCAGGTCAAGGTGCTCGAAGGCGACATGCTCAAGCCGTTCAGCGACGACGAGGCCGCGCAATGA
- a CDS encoding polyprenyl synthetase family protein gives MTVQDFSAWTRDVQARAEEALDAFLPPAERVPHKLHEAMRYTTLGGGKRVRPLLAYAAGVLFEADPAALARVASAVEMIHVYSLVHDDMPCMDDDALRRGKPTVHVAYDEATALLVGDTLQAQAFEVLAQIDAATVPPARLLAMVRLLAQAAGSAGMCGGQAIDLDSVGLALTREQLERMHQLKTGAMLRVSVLLGALAGRELAAHELEALDAYSSAVGLAFQVVDDVLDATADSATLGKTAGKDAADNKPTYVSILGLEPSRALAEQLRRDAHDALAPFGDKAQRLRELADLIVQRKA, from the coding sequence ATGACGGTCCAGGACTTCAGCGCCTGGACCCGCGACGTCCAGGCCCGGGCCGAAGAAGCGCTCGACGCCTTCCTGCCGCCCGCCGAACGGGTGCCGCACAAGCTGCACGAAGCGATGCGCTACACCACGCTGGGCGGCGGCAAGCGCGTGCGTCCGCTGCTGGCCTATGCCGCCGGCGTGCTGTTCGAGGCCGATCCCGCGGCGCTGGCCCGGGTCGCGAGCGCGGTCGAGATGATCCACGTGTATTCGCTGGTGCACGACGACATGCCATGCATGGACGACGACGCCCTGCGCCGGGGCAAGCCAACGGTGCATGTGGCCTACGACGAAGCCACCGCGCTGCTGGTCGGCGATACCCTGCAGGCGCAAGCCTTCGAGGTGCTGGCGCAGATCGACGCCGCCACCGTGCCGCCGGCGCGCCTGCTGGCGATGGTGCGCCTGCTGGCGCAGGCCGCGGGCTCCGCCGGCATGTGCGGCGGCCAGGCGATCGACCTCGATAGCGTCGGCCTGGCGCTCACCCGCGAACAGCTCGAACGCATGCACCAGCTGAAAACCGGCGCCATGCTGCGCGTGTCGGTGCTGCTCGGCGCGCTCGCCGGCCGCGAACTGGCGGCGCACGAACTGGAAGCGCTGGATGCCTATTCGAGCGCCGTGGGCCTGGCATTCCAGGTGGTCGACGACGTGCTGGACGCCACTGCCGATTCGGCCACGCTGGGCAAGACCGCCGGCAAGGACGCGGCCGACAACAAACCGACCTATGTGTCGATCCTCGGACTGGAGCCATCGCGCGCGCTGGCCGAGCAACTGCGGCGCGACGCGCACGACGCGCTGGCGCCATTCGGAGACAAAGCTCAGCGTCTGCGTGAACTCGCGGACCTGATCGTGCAGCGGAAGGCCTAA
- a CDS encoding sulfurtransferase → MYKTLISASELAAHIDDPQWVVVDCRHDLVNLAAGREGYAAGHLPNAVFADIETVLSGARRGPDSVFLGRHPLPEKEALADALRAFGIGDDTQVVAYDAHGGMFAARLWWLLRWLGHEAVAVLDGGMAAWQALGLSLSSEVPVKAHGSLTMRAPFVPTVTVREVMDNLESGQRIVIDARAADRFRGENETIDPVGGHIPGAKNRFFKDNLQADGRFKDAGQLRAEFGALIDDPQQAIMQCGSGVTACHNLLALEVAGMPGASLYPGSWSEWVGDPTRPVAKGAD, encoded by the coding sequence ATGTACAAGACCCTGATTTCGGCCAGCGAACTGGCCGCCCATATCGACGACCCGCAGTGGGTAGTGGTGGATTGCCGCCACGACCTGGTGAATCTCGCGGCTGGCCGCGAAGGCTATGCCGCCGGCCACCTGCCGAACGCGGTGTTCGCCGACATCGAGACCGTGCTGTCGGGCGCCAGGCGCGGGCCTGACAGCGTGTTCCTTGGCCGCCATCCGCTGCCGGAGAAAGAAGCGCTGGCCGACGCCCTGCGCGCTTTCGGCATCGGCGACGACACGCAGGTGGTTGCCTACGACGCCCACGGCGGCATGTTCGCGGCGCGCCTGTGGTGGCTGCTGCGCTGGCTGGGGCACGAGGCGGTGGCGGTGCTCGATGGCGGCATGGCGGCCTGGCAGGCGCTGGGGCTGTCCTTATCAAGCGAGGTTCCGGTCAAGGCCCACGGTTCGCTCACCATGCGCGCGCCCTTCGTGCCGACCGTGACGGTGCGCGAGGTGATGGACAACCTGGAGAGCGGCCAGCGGATCGTGATCGATGCGCGCGCGGCGGACCGCTTCCGCGGCGAGAACGAGACCATCGATCCGGTCGGCGGTCACATCCCGGGGGCGAAGAACCGCTTCTTCAAGGACAATCTGCAGGCGGATGGCCGGTTCAAGGATGCAGGACAACTGCGCGCGGAGTTCGGCGCCCTGATCGACGATCCACAACAAGCCATCATGCAGTGCGGCTCGGGCGTGACCGCCTGCCACAACCTGCTGGCGCTGGAAGTGGCCGGCATGCCGGGCGCCAGCCTGTATCCGGGGTCGTGGAGCGAGTGGGTCGGCGATCCGACACGGCCGGTCGCCAAAGGCGCGGATTAA
- the dxs gene encoding 1-deoxy-D-xylulose-5-phosphate synthase — translation MNLLEKINDPSDLRKLQRTQLTPLAHELRQFLLESVSKTGGHLSSNLGTVELTIALHYVYDTPRDRIVWDVGHQTYSHKILTGRRGRMPTLRQLNGLSGFPKRDESEYDTFGTAHSSTSISAALGMAAAAKIKGEDRHAIAVIGDGSMTAGMAFEALNNAGVEDDVNLLVILNDNDMSISPPVGALNRYLARLLSGQFYAAAKNVGKSVLPTPVLDLARKLEEHAKGMVVPATMFEEFGFNYIGPIDGHDLDSLIPTLENIKKLKGPQFLHVVTKKGQGYKLAEAEPILYHGTGKFNHLEGIKPSTAPSKITYTEVFGNWLCDMAAADKRLVGITPAMREGSGMVRFHQEYPQRYFDVGIAEQHSVTFAAGMATEGVKPVVAIYSTFLQRAYDQLIHDVALQNLDVTFALDRAGLVGADGATHAGNYDLAYLRCIPNMVVMAASDENECRQMLTTAYHYPGPAAVRYPRGAGVGAPLVEALTSIEIGKGEVRRTGKEIAILAFGSMVAPSMKAGEELDATVANMRFVKPLDVDLVKRLAQDHDLIVTVEEGCIMGGAGAAVMEALAEAGVAKPVLNLGLPDNFIDQGDPALLLASVGLDAKGIAASIRARLVAQGEPRLVVNNG, via the coding sequence ATGAACCTGCTAGAAAAAATCAACGACCCATCCGACCTGCGCAAGCTGCAGCGCACCCAGCTCACGCCGCTGGCCCACGAGCTGCGCCAGTTCCTGCTCGAATCTGTGTCCAAAACGGGCGGCCACCTGTCGTCCAACCTGGGCACGGTGGAACTGACGATCGCGCTGCACTATGTGTACGACACGCCGCGCGACCGCATCGTGTGGGACGTCGGCCACCAGACCTATTCGCACAAGATCCTGACCGGGCGCCGCGGCCGCATGCCCACCTTGCGCCAGCTGAACGGCCTGTCGGGCTTCCCCAAGCGCGACGAGAGCGAATACGACACCTTCGGCACCGCCCACTCGTCGACCTCGATCTCGGCGGCGCTGGGCATGGCCGCCGCGGCCAAGATCAAGGGCGAGGACCGCCACGCGATCGCCGTCATCGGCGACGGCTCCATGACGGCCGGCATGGCGTTCGAAGCCCTGAACAATGCGGGCGTCGAGGATGACGTCAACCTGCTGGTCATCCTGAACGACAACGACATGTCGATCTCGCCGCCGGTGGGCGCCCTGAACCGCTACCTGGCGCGCCTGCTGTCTGGCCAGTTCTATGCCGCCGCCAAGAACGTCGGCAAGAGCGTGCTGCCGACGCCGGTGCTCGACCTGGCGCGCAAGCTCGAAGAGCACGCGAAAGGCATGGTGGTCCCGGCCACGATGTTCGAGGAATTCGGCTTCAACTACATCGGCCCGATCGACGGCCACGACCTCGACTCGCTGATCCCGACGCTGGAAAACATCAAGAAGCTCAAGGGCCCGCAATTCCTGCACGTGGTGACCAAGAAGGGGCAAGGCTACAAGCTGGCCGAGGCCGAGCCGATCCTGTACCACGGCACCGGCAAGTTCAACCACCTCGAAGGCATCAAGCCGTCGACCGCACCGAGCAAGATCACCTACACCGAGGTGTTCGGCAACTGGCTGTGCGATATGGCGGCGGCGGATAAACGCCTGGTCGGCATCACGCCCGCCATGCGCGAAGGCTCGGGCATGGTGCGCTTCCACCAGGAATACCCGCAGCGCTACTTCGACGTCGGCATCGCCGAGCAGCATTCGGTGACGTTCGCGGCCGGCATGGCCACCGAGGGCGTGAAACCGGTGGTGGCGATCTATTCGACCTTCCTGCAGCGCGCCTACGACCAGCTGATCCACGACGTGGCGCTGCAGAACCTGGACGTGACCTTCGCGCTCGACCGCGCCGGCCTGGTCGGCGCCGATGGCGCAACCCACGCCGGCAACTACGACCTGGCCTACCTGCGCTGCATCCCGAACATGGTGGTGATGGCCGCGTCGGACGAGAACGAATGCCGCCAGATGCTGACCACGGCCTACCACTATCCCGGCCCGGCCGCGGTGCGTTATCCGCGCGGCGCCGGCGTCGGCGCGCCGTTGGTCGAGGCCTTGACCTCGATCGAGATCGGCAAGGGCGAAGTGCGCCGCACCGGCAAGGAGATCGCGATCCTGGCCTTCGGCTCGATGGTGGCGCCAAGCATGAAGGCGGGCGAGGAACTCGACGCGACGGTGGCGAACATGCGCTTCGTGAAGCCGCTCGACGTCGACCTGGTCAAGCGCCTGGCGCAGGACCACGACCTGATCGTGACGGTGGAAGAGGGCTGCATCATGGGCGGCGCCGGCGCCGCGGTGATGGAAGCGCTGGCCGAAGCCGGCGTTGCC
- a CDS encoding aromatic ring-hydroxylating oxygenase subunit alpha has translation MSDLATHAKLARSNAQLPVNVYFDDALLEREMQQLFRNGPRYIGHELMVPETGDFATLASEHEGRMLVRNAGGIEVLSNVCRHRQALMFNGRGNAKNIVCPLHRWTYDLKGELIGAPHFADTPCLNLSRTPLQNWNGLLFEQNGYDVMEKLGKLSVTKDLDFTGYMLDHVEVHQCDYNWKTFIEVYLEDYHVEPFHPGLGNFVSCDDLKWEFGSDYSVQTVGVNRALQKAGSPAYKRWQEQVLKFNNGQPPKYGAIWLTLYPNIMVEWYPNVLVVSTLWPDGPGKTRNVVEFYYPEEIVLFEREFVEAERAAYMETAVEDDEIGLRMDAGRKILLARGVNEVGPYQSPMEDGMQHFHEWYRSKIAL, from the coding sequence ATGTCCGATCTGGCTACCCACGCCAAGCTGGCGCGCTCGAACGCACAGCTTCCGGTAAATGTGTACTTTGACGACGCGCTGCTCGAGCGCGAAATGCAGCAACTGTTCCGCAATGGCCCGCGCTATATCGGCCATGAATTGATGGTGCCGGAAACCGGCGATTTCGCGACGCTCGCCTCCGAACACGAAGGCCGCATGCTGGTGCGTAACGCGGGCGGCATCGAAGTGCTGTCCAACGTCTGCCGCCACCGCCAGGCGCTGATGTTCAATGGCCGCGGCAATGCGAAGAACATCGTGTGCCCGCTGCACCGCTGGACCTATGACCTGAAGGGCGAATTGATCGGCGCACCGCATTTCGCGGACACGCCGTGCCTGAACCTGTCCAGGACCCCGCTGCAGAACTGGAACGGCCTGCTGTTCGAACAGAACGGCTACGACGTGATGGAGAAACTGGGCAAGCTGTCGGTGACGAAAGACCTGGACTTCACCGGCTACATGCTGGACCACGTCGAAGTCCACCAGTGCGACTACAACTGGAAGACCTTCATCGAGGTCTACCTGGAGGATTACCACGTCGAGCCGTTCCACCCGGGCCTGGGCAACTTCGTCTCGTGCGACGACCTGAAATGGGAATTCGGCAGCGACTACAGCGTGCAGACCGTGGGCGTGAACCGCGCGCTGCAGAAGGCCGGTTCGCCGGCCTACAAGCGCTGGCAGGAGCAGGTGCTGAAGTTCAACAACGGCCAGCCGCCCAAGTATGGCGCGATCTGGCTGACCCTGTACCCGAACATCATGGTCGAGTGGTACCCGAACGTGCTGGTGGTGTCGACCCTGTGGCCCGACGGCCCGGGCAAGACCCGCAACGTGGTCGAGTTCTACTATCCTGAAGAGATCGTGCTGTTCGAGCGCGAGTTCGTCGAGGCCGAGCGCGCCGCCTATATGGAGACGGCGGTCGAAGACGACGAGATCGGCCTGCGCATGGACGCCGGCCGCAAGATCCTGCTGGCGCGCGGCGTCAACGAGGTAGGACCCTACCAGTCGCCGATGGAAGACGGCATGCAGCACTTCCATGAGTGGTATCGCAGCAAGATCGCGTTGTAA
- a CDS encoding DMT family transporter, giving the protein MASLWMLYASFAFAAMGAGVKLASEFYSTSELLMYRGLVGTVILLFMVRRQGGTFKTPFGKAHLWRSLVGVTSLWLWFFAIGRLPLATAMTLNYMAPIWIAAWMFAMGWWTGSKHAEWPLVLAIAASFFGVTMVLQPAVESNQWLGGLAGVCSSIISAMAYMQVRRLGQLGEPEYRVVFYFSLTTTLVGLFATVAGDGPQGAVFHAHTPYGFLLLLGIGGAALIAQMCMTRAYRVGKVLVVANLQYTGIVFSTLWGLILWGDAFDWHVWLGIGVILVSGLAATFYNTRKTARGAVVKDQDPVVSES; this is encoded by the coding sequence ATGGCCTCCCTCTGGATGTTGTACGCCAGCTTCGCATTCGCCGCCATGGGCGCGGGCGTGAAGCTGGCTTCCGAGTTCTATTCCACGTCCGAATTGCTGATGTACCGGGGCCTGGTCGGCACCGTCATCCTGCTGTTCATGGTGCGCCGCCAGGGCGGCACCTTCAAGACCCCGTTCGGCAAGGCCCACCTGTGGCGCAGCCTGGTCGGCGTGACTTCGCTGTGGCTGTGGTTCTTCGCGATCGGCCGCCTGCCGCTGGCCACTGCCATGACGCTCAACTACATGGCGCCGATCTGGATCGCGGCCTGGATGTTCGCCATGGGCTGGTGGACCGGGTCGAAGCATGCCGAATGGCCGCTGGTGCTGGCAATCGCGGCCAGCTTCTTCGGCGTGACCATGGTGCTGCAGCCGGCGGTCGAGAGCAACCAGTGGCTGGGCGGCCTGGCGGGCGTGTGCTCGTCGATCATCTCGGCCATGGCCTATATGCAGGTGCGCCGGCTCGGCCAACTGGGGGAGCCCGAGTACCGGGTGGTGTTCTACTTCTCGCTGACCACGACCCTGGTCGGGCTGTTCGCCACCGTGGCCGGGGACGGGCCGCAAGGCGCCGTGTTCCACGCGCACACGCCGTACGGCTTCCTGCTGCTGCTGGGGATCGGCGGCGCCGCCCTGATCGCCCAGATGTGCATGACCCGCGCCTACCGCGTCGGCAAGGTGCTGGTGGTGGCCAACCTGCAGTACACCGGCATCGTGTTCTCCACCCTGTGGGGCCTGATCCTGTGGGGCGACGCCTTCGACTGGCATGTGTGGCTGGGCATCGGCGTGATCCTGGTCTCGGGATTGGCCGCGACGTTCTACAATACCCGCAAGACGGCGCGCGGCGCTGTCGTCAAGGACCAGGACCCCGTGGTCAGCGAATCGTAG